One window of Triticum dicoccoides isolate Atlit2015 ecotype Zavitan chromosome 5A, WEW_v2.0, whole genome shotgun sequence genomic DNA carries:
- the LOC119301941 gene encoding uncharacterized protein LOC119301941: MLRTVLRRGGAAMRQAALAEGSTGNLLRLSVAERERSRRRRRDPGRDEFFVPTPESLKWLDSVTLPMILTAAAVALFTKLLMMEHEATDQERRERKIKNSHPEQGTVRMLSREEWDEIQEVRPRTPFESKLARPHARLRTGEKMRLEDAKDWVVDVLTDAFTRAEESAKRK; encoded by the exons ATGCTGCGGACGGTTCTGCGCCGGGGaggggcggccatgaggcaggccgCGCTGGCCGAGGGATCTACGGGGAACCTTCTACGGCTGAGCGTGGCGGAGCGGGAGCGCTCTCGGCGGCGTCGGCGCGACCCGGGGCGCGACGAGTTCTTCGTGCCAACGCCGGAGTCGCTTAAATGGCTCGACTCCGTCACCCTGCCCAtgatcctcaccgccgccgccgtcgccctcttCACCAAGCTCCTCATGATG GAACATGAAGCTACAGACCAAGAAAGGAGGGAACGCAAGATAAAGAATAGTCACCCTGAGCAAGGAACAGTAAGGATGCTTTCGCGTGAAGAGTGGGATGAAATCCAAGAAGTCAGGCCAAGGACCCCTTTTGAATCAAAGTTAGCTCGTCCACATGCCCGCCTAAGAACTGGGGAAAAAATGCGGCTG GAGGATGCCAAGGATTGGGTTGTTGATGTGCTGACTGATGCTTTCACTAGAGCGGAAGAGAGTGCTAAGCGGAAGTGA